The Comamonas sp. 26 DNA window GGGTTACACCCTTGTAGATTTCAAGCTCTACCGGCACGCCAGCCATGCGCAGCATGTCGGCATATTCAACGCCCTCATCGACCAGCGGGTCGCACTCGGCCAAGCCTATCCATGCAGGTGCCACATCATCCACATCAGGGGCCAGCAGCGGCGCAAAGCGCCAGTCTTCTCTGTCCCTGGGGTTGGCAATGTATTGCGCAAAAAACCAGGTGATGGCGGGCTCTTCCAGGACCAGTCCATAGGCATAGCGGCGGTGTGAGTCCGTATCCTGGTGCGCAGTGGTTCCGGGGTAGATCAGCAATTGCAGCGCCAGCTTCAGGCCCGCATTGCGTGCCTCAATTGCACAAGCTGCAGACAAGGTCCCGCCCGCGCTGTCACCGCCCACGGCAATGCGACTGGCATCCGCACCCAGACCAGCGGCATGGGCAGGCAGCCACTGAAGCGCATCCCAGGCATCGTTATGGGCCACGGGAAATTGAAACTGGGGAGCCAGTCGGTAATCCAGCGACACCACCATGCAGCCCGCCAAATGCGCCAGCTGGCGGCAAAGCTGGTCATGCGTAGCCACGCTGCCCACGGTAAAACCGCCGCCATGCAGATACAGCAGCACGGGCAGGCCAACAGCAGGGGCTTCATCCCGCATCACCGGGGCATACAGACGTGCAGGCAGCAGTGCGCCATCGCGTGCAGGTATCTGTAAATCTTCTACACGCGGCAAGGCTTGCTTGGGGATTTCAAGCACGCCAGCGCCAGCCTCATAGGCCATTTTTGCGGCATCGGCTCCCAGTTGGTGCATGGGGGTTCGCGCGGCTCGCCCCATGCGGCGAAGCACATCGCGCATGGAGTTTGTCAGGCTGGCAGGTAAAGCCGCAAAAGAGTCAGGCATGTTCACGATGGATTTTGACAAAAACACAGGCAGGCATTGTGAGGTGCAGACCTCAGCGCTGCATGTCGCCAATTATTCCCCGTAAATCATGAACCGCAACGGGGCAGTAAATCACCACTCAACAGCCACCGCCGATCAATATCAAGGGCATCTTGATGCCGTCTTGATACCGCAGCTGCAAATCTCTACCCGCTCTTGACGGGTGAATTTCTACATTTCTTCCATCGCAACAGGGCGCAATGCAGCGCCTGCGGGAGGAAATGCAATGACATACGACTGGATCGCCACCTTGGCCGTGCTGGCAGCACTGGGCCTGTTTGCCTATTTGGGCTATGCGCTGCTGCGCCCCGAGAATTTTTAAGGGGCTGCCATGCAAGTGCTGCAAGACATCATTTTTGTGAGCCTCACCGTGGTCTGCTTTGTCGGGCTGCTGAGCTTTGTGCGCGCCCTCGCGCGTCTGTAAGGGAGCAAGATCATGTGGCTACCCTGGATCGAATTTGCCGCCGTGCTGACGGCGGTGACGCTGCTGACCATTCCCATGGGGAAATGGCTGGCACGTTGCTTTACAAGTGAGCACCACACGCTGCTGGAGCGGGTGAGCTACCGCATCATCGGCGTGAACCCGGCGCAGCGCATGGGCTGGCAAGCTTATGGCGGTGCACTGCTGATGAGCAATGCGCTGATGCTGCTGCTGGGCTATCTGGTGCTTAGGCTGCAAGGTTGGCTGCCGCTAAATCCGCTGGGTATTGCGGCGCAGACACCTGATCTGGCCTTCAACACTGCAGCCTCTTTCATCACCAATACCAACTGGCAGGCCTATGCGGGTGAAGCCAGTTTGACGAATGCCACGCAGATGGCAGCCATCACCTTTCTGATGTTTGCCGGCGCTACAACAGGTGTAGCAGCTGGTGCAGGTTTTGTGCGCGGTCTGGCACGCTCCAGCAGTCAGGATGTTGGTAACTACTGGGTGGACTATGTGCGCGTGTTCTGGCGCGTGTTACTGCCGCTGTCCTTTGTCATGGCGCTGGTCTATGTCTGGCAGGGCATTCCGCAAACGCTGAATACCCAGACCATTGCTACCACTCTTGAAGGTGCAAAGCAGCAGCTGATGCTGGGGCCGGTTGCCAGCCTGGAAAGCATCAAGCACCTGGGCACCAATGGGGGCGGCTTTTTCAGCATGAATGCGGCGCACCCGTTCGAGAACCCCACACCGCTGACGAATATGCTGCACATCCTGTCGATGCTGCTTATTCCTGCAGGTCTGACCTATGCCTTTGGCTCCATGCTGCTGCGCCGCAAGCAAGGCTGGGTGTTGTTTGGTGCCTGCATGGTGATGTTTGTCGGCTTTTTGAGTCTGGTGTTTGTGGCAGAGCAAAACGGCAGCCAGTTGCTGGCCCGCGCCGGTGCAGATCAGCAATACAGCCTGAGCCAGAGCGGCGGCAATATGGAGGGTAAAGAACTACGCTTTGGCATTGCCGATACCGCCCTGTTTGTCGCCACCACCACGGCAGCGACGACCGGCTCGGTCAACGCCATGCATGACTCGCTGACGCCTCTTGGAAGCATCACGCCGCTGGCGATGATGATGCTCAACTGCGTGTTTGGCGGCGATGGGGTGGGTCTGATCAACCTGATCCAGTACGCCATCCTCACGGTGTTTCTGGCCGGCATGATGATTGGCCGCACGCCAGAATTTTTGGGCAAGAAGATCGAGGTGCGCGAGATCAAGCTGGTCATGCTGTCGGTGCTGGCACACCCGGCTGTCATGCTGGGCCTTACGGCTCTGGCCGTTCTATGGCCCGATGCCACGGCCAGCCTCAACAACCGGGGTCCGCACGGCTTTAGTGAAATTCTGTATGCCTATGCCTCGGCCACAGCCAATAACGGATCGGCCTTTGCCGGGCTGAACGCCAACACACCCTTCTTCAACACCACGCTGGGCCTGGCCATGCTCGGCGGCCGCTATCTTACGCTGCTTCCTTTGCTGGCCGTAGCCGGCAGCCTCGCCGCCAAGGCCACTGTCCCTGCAGGGCCCGGCACCTTTCCCACGGCCACGCCGTTGTTCATGGGACTGCTGGTGTTTGTGGTGCTGGTGGTGGGTGGGCTCACCTTCTTGCCGTCGCTGGCCCTTGGCCCGGTGATTGAGCATTTGCAAATGCTGATCGGCCAACTCTACGCATAAGTATTTTTTTGCCAAAGACCTGCAGCTCACGTGCTCGCAGGTCAAGGAGCAAGTCATGACAACTACCAATCTCACACTTTCCAACACTGCCGTGAATGCGCAGCCCGTCCGCTGGCCCCTGCTGCTAGGCAGCAGCCTGCGCGCAGCCGTTCTGGTTATGCTGGTGGGCGGCATTGCCTACCCCTTGCTAGTCACCGGTATTGCACAAACGGTACTACCCCAAGTGGCCAATGGCAGTCTGCTCGAGCGCAACGGCCAAGTTATTGGCTCGGCACTGATTGGCCAATCTTTCGCGGGTGCGGGTTACTTTCACAGCCGCCCCAGCGCCACCACAGCGCCTGACCCTGATAAGGAAGGCAGCAGCATTGCCGCGCCCTATAACGCCGGGCTGTCTGCAGCCAGCAATCAAGGGGCTACTCACCAGGGCCTGATGGACAGCGTGAGCGAACGCGTGGCGAAGTACCGGACTGATAACCGCCTGGGGACCAGTGCAATGGTGCCGGTGGATGCCGTTACGGCATCCGCATCGGGGCTGGATCCACATATCTCATTGGCCAATGCCCAGCTGCAATTACCTCGTGTGGCGCAGACCCGCGGTCTGCCGCTAGAGCAAGTCCAACCGCTGCTGCAGCAAGCTACTCAGCAGCGCACGCTGGGTGTGCTGGGTGAGCCGCGCGTGAACGTGCTGCAGCTCAATCTGGCGCTGGATGCACTGCAACCCGCTGCCAAGGCTAAGGAGTAAGTCATGAGACATACAACAAACAAATCACCACTGTTCAGTGCGGCACTGGTGCGTACATCACTATGGGATGCGCTGCGCAAGCTGTCGCCGCGCACGCAATGGGCCAACCCGGTCATGTTTGTCGTCTACCTGGGTGCCATTTTGACCACCCTGCTGTGGATGCAGGCACTCAATGATCCCGCATCTACCGATGCAGGCTTTACGCTGGCCATTGCACTGTGGCTGTGGTTCACACTGCTGTTTGCCAACTTTGCCGAAGCTCTGGCCGAAGGCCGCAGCCGCGCCCAGGCCGCCAGTCTGCGCGGCATGAAGCGCGATACCGTGGCCAAGGTGCTGCAACAACCTCGATACGACAGCAGCTGGCTTCCCATGCGCGCCAGCGAGTTGCGCAAGGGCGTGACCTTGCTGGTCGAAGCGGGTGATGTCATTGCACTGGACGGTACGGTCATTGAAGGCGTTGCCTCAGTGGACGAAAGCGCCATCACGGGTGAATCAGCCCCTGTGATTCGCGAAGCTGGGGGCGATTTTTCGTCGGTCACCGGTGGCACTCGCGTGCTGTCTGACTGGCTGGTGGTTGAAGTCACCGTCAACCCCGGTGAATCGTTTTTGGACCGAATGATCTCCATGGTCGAATCGGCCAAGCGCCAGAAAACACCCAACGAGCTGGCGCTGACGATTTTGCTGGTCGGCCTGACACTGGTATTCCTGCTCGTCATCGTCACGCTGTGGCCGTTCTCCACCTTCGCCGTGGCGCAAGCAGGAGCCGGAAACGTGGTGAGCATCACGGTGTTGATTGCGCTGCTGGTCTGCCTGATTCCCACCACCATCGGCGGCCTGCTATCGGCCATTGGCGTGGCGGGCATGAGCCGCATGATGCAGGCCAATGTGATCGCAACCTCGGGCCGCGCAGTGGAAGCAGCCGGTGACGTGGACGTGCTGCTGCTGGACAAGACCGGCACCATCACTCTGGGCAACCGTCAGGCCAGCGAGTTCTTTGCGGCCCCCGGCGTGAGCATGCAGCTGCTGGCCGAAGCGGCACAACTGGCATCGCTGGCCGACGAAACCCCAGAAGGCCGCAGCATCGTGGCGCTGGCGCGTGAACACTACGGCCAGCCAGAGCGCAGCGTGGCCGATATTCAAACGGGCCAACCGGTGGAGTTTGTCCCCTTTACCGCCCAGACCCGCATGAGCGGTATCGATATAGGCCCGCGTAACCTGCGCAAGGGTGCAGCCGATGCAGTGCGCCGCCATCTGGAAGCACTGGGCGGCCAGTTCCCCGGCCAGGTACAGCTGGCGGTGGACAATGTTTCGCGCAAAGGCAGCACGCCGCTGGTGGTAGCCGATGGTGCCAAGGTACTGGGCGTGATCGAGCTCAAAGACATCGTCAAGCCCGGCATGAAAGAGCGCTTTGCCGAGCTGCGCCGCATGGGCATCCAGACCATCATGGTGACCGGCGACAATCCGCTCACCGCCGCCGCCATCGCGGCCGAGGCAGGTGTGGATGACTATCTGGCCGAAGCCCGGCCCGAGGACAAGCTGCAGCTGATTCGCAGCCACCAAGCTGCAGGCCGTCTGGTAGCCATGACGGGTGACGGCACCAACGATGCCCCTGCGCTGGCTCAGGCCGATGTGGCCGTGGCCATGAACAGCGGCACGCAGGCCGCCAAAGAGGCGGGCAATATGGTGGACTTGGACAGCAACCCAACCAAGCTGATCGAGGTGGTGGAAACCGGCAAGCAGATGCTGATGACGCGGGGCGCACTGACCACCTTCAGCATTGCCAACGATGTTGCCAAGTATTTCGCCATCATTCCTGCCGCTTTTGTGGGCACCTATCCGCAACTGGCTTCACTCAATGTGATGCAGCTGCACAGCTCAGACTCGGCCATTTTGAGTGCGGTGATCTTCAACGCGCTGATCATCATCGCCCTGGTGCCTTTGGCCTTGCGCGGTGTGTCCTACCGCGCCGTGGGCGCTGCCGTGCTGCTGCGCCGCAATCTGCTGATCTATGGACTGGGCGGACTGATCGTGCCATTTGTCGGCATCAAGCTCATCGACATGCTACTGGCCGCGCTGGGTCTGGTTTAAGCACCGCACCGCTCTCATCTTTCTCCGTTAATCAATACGTCTTGCCTGCCCTGGGCCTGTGGCCCGGGGTGAAAAAGTTTTGTCTGTCGATCATTCATCATGTACGCCTTATCTCTCAAAACACCTCCAACCTGCTTATCCTGCGCTGTAGCGATGGTGGCGCTGGGTGTCTTATTTTTTGTATCCAACAAGGCGCAAGCCCAAGATTTTCAGGCGCAGTCAGCTATAGCTTCTGTAGTCCCTGGGTCGTCTGTGGAGTCTGATCTGCCTGTTGCAGCAACTTCTCCGTTCGCCCTCAGCGGCAGCCTGAGTCTGCTGACCGATTACCGCTTTCGCGGTATTTCGCAAACCTGGCGGGGCGCTGCATTGCAAGGCGGAGTCGAGCTGGCCATGCCTCATGGCTGGTACCTGGGAACCTGGCTATCCAATGTCTCCAGCAACAGCTACCCCCAAGGGCAGAGTCTGGAGCATGATCTCTATGGTGGCTGGCGTGGTGATGTGTGGCCGGACTGGAAGCTAGATGCCGGCCTGCTGCACTATCGCTACCCTGGTGCTCGCCTGAATGCCGATAGTGGAAGCACCAAGCGCTTTGATACCACCGAGGCTTATCTGGGTGCCACGCATGGCGGCTTCAATGTCAAATGGTCGCTGGCACTGACGCCGTACTTCGGTCTGCGCGAGAGCACAGCCGGCTCTGCCTTTGCGACGGCATTGACGCCTGCAGGCAGCAGCCGCGGCAGCCAGTACCTGGATCTGAACTACCAGCACCCGCTGGGCGACTGGGCCACGCTGGGCCTGCATGCGGGCTATACCCATGTGCGCAACTACAGCGAGGTTTCGTATGCCGACTGGCGCGTCTCTCTGGCCAAGACCTGGGGCGCATGGACGGCCTCTGCTGCCTGGGTGGGAACATCGGCCGATGCCCGCTACTACAGCGCAGTCAACAACCAGGGACAGATACGCAGCCTGGAGCGCAGCGGCCTGGTTCTGGCCCTGAGCGCCGCATTCTGATGCTGCAAGAGTGATACGCTGATACCCCAATGCCAAGCAATAACGCTCCCATGGCCCCGCGCCCTGACCCCGATGCACTGGTTGCCCAGCTGCAGGCCGAGCAGCAGCAGGCGCAGCGGGGCAAGCTGCGTATTTACTTTGGCTCCAACGCCGGGGTAGGCAAGACCTGGGCCATGCTGGCCGCTGCCCAGCGGGAACGCCAGTCAGGCCGCCGCATGCTGGTGGGATTGGTTGAAACCCATGACCGAGCCGAGACCGAACAACAACTGCACGGCATGGATCAACTGCCGCGCCGTGCAGTTGTCTATCAAGGCCGGCAGCTCACCGAGTTCGACCTGGATGCCGCGCTGGCGGCTCACCCTGATGTGCTGCTGCTGGACGAGCTGGCGCACAGCAATGTAGCCGGGTCACGCCACCCCAAGCGCTGGCAGGATGTACTGGAGTTGCTGGACGCAGGCATTGAGGTCTGGACGACGATGAATGTGCAGCACCTGGAAAGCCTGAACGATGTGGTGAGCGGCATCGTCGGCATACAGGTGCACGAAACCGTGCCAGACCATATCTTTGATGATGCCAATGAAGTCATCGTGGTTGACATCCCACCGGAAGAGCTGCTCAAGCGCCTGAAGGCAGGCAAGGTCTACCCGCTGGAGCAGGCCGAGCGCGCTTCGCGCAACTTCTTTCGGCTGGGCAATCTGCTGGCCCTTCGCGAGTTGGCTTTGCGCCGCACGGCCGACCGCGTCGACGAGGACATGCGTGACTACCGGCGCGAGCGTGCCATTGGCGATGTCTGGCCCGCCCGCGAGCGGCTGATGGTGGGTATTGGCGGCCGTGCGGGCGACGATGCCCTGGTACGCCAGGTGGCACGACTGGCACGAAGACTGGAGGCCGAATGGCTGGTGGTCTATGTGGATGCGCCCGAGCGCCAGCATCGCCCAAAGCATGTACAGGCATCCATGCTCAAAACACTGGCACTGGCCGCCCGTTTGGGGGCGGACACAGCCACCATTCCCGGTGCTGACGTGGCGCAGGCGCTGGTGGGCTTTGCCCGCGAGCGCAATGCCAGCCACCTGGTGCTGGCCCGTATGGCCCGCACCGGCTGGAAGTGGTGGAGCCGTAGCTTGCCCGAGCAAATCACGCGTTTAGACCCAGGGCTGGATGTACTGGTGCTGTCCGTTCCACTCAATAAAAAAGAGAGCACCCTGCGCCCGCCGGTAGAGCGCCAGCGGCCTGTGGCATGGAAAGGCTACTTGGGCGTCACTCTGGCCTGCTTTGCGGCTGCTGGCCTGGCTGAATTGCTGCTGCAGGTGTTTGCCCCCGCCAATGTAGTCATGCTGTTTTTGCTGGTGGTGGTGCTGTCGGCCCTGCGCTGGGGACGCGGACCCGGCGCATGGGCAGCGCTGCTGTCCGTGCTGCTGTTTGACTTTTACTTTGTGCCGCCGCTCAACTCTTTTAGCGTCAACGACACACAATACGTATTTACTTTTTTCCTGATGCTTGGCGTGGCACTGATCTGCGGCCAGCTCATGGCCAGACTGCGGCATGAAGCCCGTGTGGCCGCAGAGCGCGAACGCCGCGCCGGTGCGCTGGCCCGGCTGGCGCGTGATCTGTCCGGTGCTCTCACGCAGGCGCAGGTGGCAAACATTGCACTGACCACAATGTCAGGCGTTTTCGATGCACAGACTGCGCTGCTGCTACCCGATGCAGAGGAGCAGCTCCATATACAAACTGACAGCGATGCGCCGGTGGATGCCAGCATTGCCCGCTGGGCCATGGAACACGGCCAGATGGCCGGGCAAGGCACAGACACGCTGGCTGCAGCGCCCGCTTTGTATGTGCCGCTGATGGCTCCCGTGCGCTCGCGCGGGGTACTGGTCTTGCTGCTACGCACACCTCAGCGACTGAATGTGCCTGAAGAGCATCGCCTGCTGGACGCCTGCGCCAGCCAGATAGCTTTAGCGCTAGAGCGCGTGCACTTTGTCGAAGTAGCACAGCAAACCCAAGTTGCCATGGAAGGCGAGCGCATGCGCAACACACTGCTGTCTGCCGTTTCTCATGACCTGCGCACCCCGTTGACCAGTATTCTGGGGGCCGCCCAAACGGCCTTGCCTCATGCGCCGCCGGGTCTGCTGGCTGATATGTTGGGACAAATCCACAATCAAGCCCAATCCCTGCAGCAACTGGTAGACAACCTGCTGGCTATGGCCCGCCTGCAACAAGGGGGCGTGCACCTTCAACGTGACTGGATCCCGGTGGATGAGCTGGTGGGTAGCGCACTGGCGCAAATGCGTGAGCGGCTGGCCCAGCACCCCGTACGCACCGCATTGCCTGCAGACTTGCCACTGCTGCAAGTCGATGCCGTGCTGATGGAGCGCGTGCTGGTCAATCTGCTGGACAATGCCGTCAAATACACGCCCGCAGGCACCCCAATTACGATCAGCGCGCAGTTGGACGGCAGCAACTGCTTGGTGGTTATGCAAGATGATGGCCCCGGACTGCCACCACACATGCCCGCCGATCAGTTGTTTGCCCCTTTTACGCGTGGCGTGACGGAATCTTCCATCTCGGGAATGGGACTTGGCCTGGCACTGGCACAGCGCATTGTTCAAGCCCACGGCGGCCGCCTTACCGCAAGTGCCGCCAGCCCCGCAGCCGATGTGCCCGGCACGGCTTTCACCATCTGCCTGCCTGTGCTGCCCCAGCCTCGCCTTGATGAATAATTTCGCATGAACTCCGCCAGCCCCCGCATTCTATTGATTGAAGACGATGCCAGCATCCGCCGCTTTGTGCGGCTGGCGCTGGAAGACGAAGGCTGGCAAGTCTTTGAAGCCGAGACCGCCAAACGTGGTCTGATTGAAGCGGCCAGCCGCCAGCCTGATGCCGTGGTGCTGGATCTGGGTCTGCCCGACGCCGATGGCAAGACCGTCATCAGTGAGCTGCGCAGCTGGAGTCAGTTGCCGATTCTGGTGCTCTCGGCGCGCGATCATGAGGATGAAAAAGTGGCCGCGCTGGATGTGGGTGCCGATGACTACCTGAGCAAACCCTTTGGCGTGCCTGAGCTACTGGCCCGCCTGCGCGTCATGCTGCGCCGCCGCCAGCAGGCCCCCGCCCAGCAGCCCAGCAGCGAGGTGCAGTTTGGCGATGTGCACGTCAACCTCCCCACGCATGAAGTGCGCAAGGCAGGTGCGCCCATACACCTGACCCCCATCGAGTTTCGCCTGCTCGCCGCGCTGATCGCCGGGCAAGGCCGCGTGCTGACCCATCGCCAGCTGCTGCTGCAAGTCTGGGGGCCAGAGTATCTGGATCGCCCCCACTATCTGCGGGTACACATGGCCAATCTGCGGCAAAAAGTGGAGAACGATGCAGCGCAGCCCGCGCACCTGATGACCGAGTTGCAAGTGGGCTATCGCCTGATTCTTGATCCAATACATCATTAAGCTGCACAGCCTGAGTATGTAGAGACGCTTTTTTGCGTTCCCGCTGCCATGACCCACACAGCTCATGTCCCCCGCGCGACGATTTAGACATGATCCTCAGGGTTTGCGTTCTTGGCCCTGAGCCTGAGGACTTCTAGATTGTTCTGATCTCTGTTTCGACCGAATAAGCAAACCATGGCTTTTATCAACTACGTCACCCAGATCCAGTTTGATTTTGGCGCCATACAGCTGCTGCGCGCTGAGTGCGAACGCGTGGGCATCAACAAACCACTGATCGTGACCGACCCCGGCGTCAAAGCTGCAGGCATTTTGCAAAAAGCGGTGGATGCGCTGAGCTGCCTGCCCCATGCGGTGTTTGACCAGACACCTTCCAACCCCACTGAAGCGGCTGTGCGCGCAGCGGCTGAAATCTACAAGACCCAGCGCTGCGATGGGCTGATTGCCGTGGGCGGTGGCAGCGCCATTGATTGCGCCAAGGGCGTGGCCATTGCCGCCACGCATGAAGGGCCCTTGTCGCACTACTCCACGATAGAGGGTGGCTCGCCACGTATCACCGAACAAGTGGCACCGCTGATTGCCGTGCCCACGACCAGCGGCACGGGCAGCGAAGTGGCACGCGGTGCCATTTTGATCGTAGATGACCACCGTAAGCTGGGCTTTCACAGCTGGCATCTGGTGCCCAAAACTGCCATCTGCGACCCTGAACTGACCTTTGGCCTGCCCCCCATGCTGACAGCCGCCACGGGCATGGATGCGATTGCCCATTGCATGGAAACCTTTATGGCCGCCGCCTTCAACCCACCTGCGGATGGCATTGCGCTTGATGGCTTGACACGCGGCTGGGCGCATATCGAACGCGCTACCCGCAATGGGCAAGATGCAGAAGCCCGCCGCCAGCTGATGAGCGCCAGCATGCAAGGTGCAATGGCATTCCAGAAAGGCCTGGGCTGCGTACACAGCCTGAGCCACAGTCTGGGCGGTGTGAACCCGCGCCTGCACCACGGCACGCTCAACGCCATGTTTTTACCGGCCGTTGTGCGCTTCAATGCTAGCTCCGAAAGCGTGCAGCGCGAAGATCGCCTGAACCGCATGGCCCATGCAATGAACCTGAGCAGCGGCAGCGACATTCCCGATGCGATTCGCGAGATGAATGCCCGACTGGGCCTGCCCACCGGCCTTACCGCCATGGGCGTGGAAAGCGCGCAGTTTGAAGCCATCATCAGCGGCGCGCTCAAGGATCATTGCCATGCCACAAACCCGCGCCTGGCTACCGTTCAGGACTACGAGCAGATGCTGAGCACATCACTCTGATACGACACTGAAGTCTGCCCGCCAAAACAACACCGCCCTCCGCACCAATATGCGGAGGGCGGTGTTGCATCATGCTCAAATTCAAGTCTCGGAGACAGACCCTTGTGCTGGCCCTTGTTTCAGCACCTCGCGCACTTGCTCCATCAACTGCTGCGCCATGCTACTTAGCACGGCCAGTTCATCCTCAGACAAGTTGCGAGGTTCATCATCCAAGATGGCAAAGCAGCCCAGTACATGGCCTTTTTTATCGGTCAAGGGCACGCCCGCATAAAAACGCAGCTTCAGGCTTTGCACTGTTGGGTCAGCCGCAAAGCGCGGGTCTCGCGCCAAGTCACCCACCACAATGGCTTCTTCGTCATACACCACATAGGATGAAACCGTGCTCTCGCGCGGAAGACTGTGCAGCACCGTTCCTTCATCAGTCGATGGCAGCAAACTGCCCGGCGTATAGACCCTGTCTGCATCCACCCATGAGACCTGCGCCCATTTGACGTTGAAGGCGTTGATCGCCTGCTTGGCAGTCTCGTGATAAAGCAGCGTCAGCGACGGGCTCAGCACCCCACTGGCATGCAGCGCTTTGACGCGCTGCGCATCACCTTCAGGGATCGGCGCGGCAATCACGCTTTCACCCGAGTCATACACCTGCATGGCTTCTACCCACAGATGCAGCTCATGCAGACTGGTCACGCAGGCCTGCGCACCGCACTGCTCTGCAAAATGAGGGTCTGCAGCCACGGCAGGTGCATTCCACAGGCACAAAACCACACGTGCCCGTGGCCAGTGGCGGCGAATACGGCGCACCATGCGCCGCGCCATGCTTTGGGGCTGGTTGCTAAAAATAGAGAGCACTAGCAGGTCCGAGGTCTGCATGGCCTTGGCCCATGCTCCATCTCCCAGCTGTCCATTCGCATCTGGTAGCAAGGCCTGTGAATCGGTGGTCAAAGCCCATTCAGAGCAGCTCACCTCATGGCCATGCAAGCTCTCGGTGTGCGCCACCATGGCCGCGCCTAGTGCATCGACCTCCCATCGTGCGCCAGCGCAATGAATACGCAAGCGGCGACGTTGATCGCTTTCAGGCAAAGGGGCACCGCGGCGCTTACCGCCGACATAAGGAGCATAGTGATCGCGCAACTCTTCAAGCAAGGCCCCCATGCCGTTGGACAGACGCAGTCGATGCTCGGCAGTGGCTGACTCCAGATGCTGCTGAGTGGCAATGCGCAGGGCAGGAATGGCCACTTCATCGTAAAAGCTGCTGATGGCATTGGCACGGTCTTCCGATGTGGGCTTTGATGGCAGGCGCTCTTCCACAGACTCCACGGCCATGCTGATGGCGTCATCCGCATCATCAGCCAGCAAACGCTGATAAAGCCGCTGCTGCGGGCCCAGCACAGGCTCGCTACCCAGCAAAACTTCCATGAATTTAAGCGAGGGAATATAGCGTCCCAGCACCAGTAAACACACCGTCAGTGGCGTGGAAAGAATCAGACCAATAGGGCCCCAGAGCGCCGTCCAGAAAGTCGCCGCCACAATGATGGACAGGGT harbors:
- a CDS encoding alpha/beta hydrolase, encoding MPDSFAALPASLTNSMRDVLRRMGRAARTPMHQLGADAAKMAYEAGAGVLEIPKQALPRVEDLQIPARDGALLPARLYAPVMRDEAPAVGLPVLLYLHGGGFTVGSVATHDQLCRQLAHLAGCMVVSLDYRLAPQFQFPVAHNDAWDALQWLPAHAAGLGADASRIAVGGDSAGGTLSAACAIEARNAGLKLALQLLIYPGTTAHQDTDSHRRYAYGLVLEEPAITWFFAQYIANPRDREDWRFAPLLAPDVDDVAPAWIGLAECDPLVDEGVEYADMLRMAGVPVELEIYKGVTHEFIKMGRVIAEARQAHQDMAQALRSAFGLN
- the kdpF gene encoding K(+)-transporting ATPase subunit F, which translates into the protein MTYDWIATLAVLAALGLFAYLGYALLRPENF
- the kdpA gene encoding potassium-transporting ATPase subunit KdpA — encoded protein: MWLPWIEFAAVLTAVTLLTIPMGKWLARCFTSEHHTLLERVSYRIIGVNPAQRMGWQAYGGALLMSNALMLLLGYLVLRLQGWLPLNPLGIAAQTPDLAFNTAASFITNTNWQAYAGEASLTNATQMAAITFLMFAGATTGVAAGAGFVRGLARSSSQDVGNYWVDYVRVFWRVLLPLSFVMALVYVWQGIPQTLNTQTIATTLEGAKQQLMLGPVASLESIKHLGTNGGGFFSMNAAHPFENPTPLTNMLHILSMLLIPAGLTYAFGSMLLRRKQGWVLFGACMVMFVGFLSLVFVAEQNGSQLLARAGADQQYSLSQSGGNMEGKELRFGIADTALFVATTTAATTGSVNAMHDSLTPLGSITPLAMMMLNCVFGGDGVGLINLIQYAILTVFLAGMMIGRTPEFLGKKIEVREIKLVMLSVLAHPAVMLGLTALAVLWPDATASLNNRGPHGFSEILYAYASATANNGSAFAGLNANTPFFNTTLGLAMLGGRYLTLLPLLAVAGSLAAKATVPAGPGTFPTATPLFMGLLVFVVLVVGGLTFLPSLALGPVIEHLQMLIGQLYA
- the kdpC gene encoding K(+)-transporting ATPase subunit C — translated: MTTTNLTLSNTAVNAQPVRWPLLLGSSLRAAVLVMLVGGIAYPLLVTGIAQTVLPQVANGSLLERNGQVIGSALIGQSFAGAGYFHSRPSATTAPDPDKEGSSIAAPYNAGLSAASNQGATHQGLMDSVSERVAKYRTDNRLGTSAMVPVDAVTASASGLDPHISLANAQLQLPRVAQTRGLPLEQVQPLLQQATQQRTLGVLGEPRVNVLQLNLALDALQPAAKAKE
- the kdpB gene encoding potassium-transporting ATPase subunit KdpB; protein product: MRHTTNKSPLFSAALVRTSLWDALRKLSPRTQWANPVMFVVYLGAILTTLLWMQALNDPASTDAGFTLAIALWLWFTLLFANFAEALAEGRSRAQAASLRGMKRDTVAKVLQQPRYDSSWLPMRASELRKGVTLLVEAGDVIALDGTVIEGVASVDESAITGESAPVIREAGGDFSSVTGGTRVLSDWLVVEVTVNPGESFLDRMISMVESAKRQKTPNELALTILLVGLTLVFLLVIVTLWPFSTFAVAQAGAGNVVSITVLIALLVCLIPTTIGGLLSAIGVAGMSRMMQANVIATSGRAVEAAGDVDVLLLDKTGTITLGNRQASEFFAAPGVSMQLLAEAAQLASLADETPEGRSIVALAREHYGQPERSVADIQTGQPVEFVPFTAQTRMSGIDIGPRNLRKGAADAVRRHLEALGGQFPGQVQLAVDNVSRKGSTPLVVADGAKVLGVIELKDIVKPGMKERFAELRRMGIQTIMVTGDNPLTAAAIAAEAGVDDYLAEARPEDKLQLIRSHQAAGRLVAMTGDGTNDAPALAQADVAVAMNSGTQAAKEAGNMVDLDSNPTKLIEVVETGKQMLMTRGALTTFSIANDVAKYFAIIPAAFVGTYPQLASLNVMQLHSSDSAILSAVIFNALIIIALVPLALRGVSYRAVGAAVLLRRNLLIYGLGGLIVPFVGIKLIDMLLAALGLV
- a CDS encoding TorF family putative porin translates to MESDLPVAATSPFALSGSLSLLTDYRFRGISQTWRGAALQGGVELAMPHGWYLGTWLSNVSSNSYPQGQSLEHDLYGGWRGDVWPDWKLDAGLLHYRYPGARLNADSGSTKRFDTTEAYLGATHGGFNVKWSLALTPYFGLRESTAGSAFATALTPAGSSRGSQYLDLNYQHPLGDWATLGLHAGYTHVRNYSEVSYADWRVSLAKTWGAWTASAAWVGTSADARYYSAVNNQGQIRSLERSGLVLALSAAF